The following proteins are encoded in a genomic region of Ctenopharyngodon idella isolate HZGC_01 chromosome 12, HZGC01, whole genome shotgun sequence:
- the ep300a gene encoding histone acetyltransferase p300 isoform X4 — MAENVLDSGPPSAKRPKLSSPALSASASDGNDFGSLFDLEHDLPDELISSSELSLENGGDLGQLHANLGSGGGAIGGVVSSGQDAAAKHKQLSELLRHGPAPAAPQQGAMCSPAGASMGLFGNMKSSPGTQGMGPQGQQHLSPQQVALMQHQQMAGMVGNMNRNMLGPQKGNGQQQPGGPMPQQQNMLGAQMMNGSPRIGHHNPGMGSNSNLLAEALQQQQTVGVQGGLRAQQPGAMNKMGMNAGSGPYGGPYGQPASQGLGVAGLAPQLQNKVGLSNSPAQFNLDKKPQPMQGIPGMQASQLSPAGAAGGAGTGGMVPNAQGTLGPGSAASAVSAAAVGGVPPAADPEKRKLIQQQLVLLLHAHKCQRREQANGEVRQCNLPHCRTMKNVLNHMTHCQAGKSCQVAHCASSRQIISHWKNCTRHDCPVCLPLKNAGDKRNQQTLLGSGGVGLNSSLGNVTGGPPSAPNLNTQGQIDPSSIERAYAALGLTYQGNQATPQPVQQTQRAMNTMGANPMGVNGAVGGQSQNQQSNLLQDTMLHLNMNSQSLMNDSAVGSMPVANPAASAGMRKSWHEDITQDLRNHLVHKLVQAIFPTPDPAALKDRRMENLVAYARKVEGDMYESANSRAEYYHLLAEKIYKIQKELEEKRRTRLQKQGMPPTGLPQGPTGIGQPGPPTGLPTNGPLSDPSMVRPTGPNQMNRMPNAAGMNPFGNHMGMQSMRSTPPLPLNTALNQGSMGTGRMPQPNVAQMQNQYMQPGQFQGSSPSLGAGSVDMAHPGNDGAITQQGQMPTLSSLPVGSPLAQPGSAGGAGSGSSVGSLGPNSISGVPPASTPTQSINLPHCPPVHQNSPSPAHSRTPTPTPGSQTPQPHTPSLPQLATTGSQQQLPPSTTSDNVMQPQQQSLGGGTPPGVSHSGLSTPNGSQHPRTPLSHKGSLPVDGQAATPASVSSADGSFQQGPSDSTASFEPKVEVKQKEEEDEDEEAMMGGRTGKQEDIKTEEKPEIKKEEPLTDGVPMETSSTAAGEDKKPEIKTEPKEEEEGSGSTVTHSSPSGVPNKKKIFKPEELRQALMPTLESLYRQDPESLPFRQPVDPSLLGIPDYFDIVKNPMDLSTIKRKLDTGQYQEPWQYVDDIWLMFNNAWLYNRKTSRVYKYCSKLAEVFEQEIDPVMQSLGYCCGRKFEFSPQTLCCYGKQLCTIPRDAAYFCYQNSSPKYGLLADRYHFCEKCFNEIQGETVSLGDDPSQTQTSINKDQFEKKKNDTLDPELFVECMDCGRKMHQICVLHNDTIWPSGFVCDGCLKKSNKTRKENKYAAKRLPQTKLGNYLETRVNDFLKRHNHPESGEVTIRVVHVSDKVVEVKPGMKSRFVDSGEMAESFPYRTKALFAFEDVDGVDVCFFGMHVQEYGSDCPPPNQRRVYISYLDSVHFFQPRCLRTGVYHEILIGYLEYAKKQGFTTGHIWACPPSEGDDYIFHCHPADQKIPKPKRLQEWYKKMLDKAVAERIVHDYKDIFKQATEDRLTSAKELPYFEGDFWPNVLEESIKELEQEEEERKREENSTSNESVDTTKGDSKNAKKKNNKKTSKNKSSLSRANKKKPGMPNVSNDLSQKLYATMEKHKEVFFVIRLIAAPNSNALLPIVDLDPLMACDLMDGRDAFLTLARDKHLEFSSLRRSKWSTMCMLVELHNQSQDRFVYTCNECKHHVETRFHCTVCEDYDLCITCYNTKGHEHKMEKLGLGLDDESNSQAASSTQNPGDSRRLSIQRCIQSLVHACQCRNANCSLPSCQKMKRVVQHTKGCKRKTNGGCPICKQLIALCCYHAKHCQENKCPVPFCLNIKQKLRQQQLQHRLQQAQMVRRRMASMQRTGQQLPGGNGGLPSPGNGSTTGPSTPTPSSQPPTPQPPTQLCQPPATQPGVGGVPSKQQQQMAGMAHQYQQMSGSGGMMNSPQQPMIPQQQQPTSVQHLQHANNLPPYVQRPPGSSPLSQSMGKPGMVPGGFPQQQQSSLGQPVMPQHQQPGPPPAAVEIAMKIQRVAESQRQMAQQKILQRNQAPGMMPPHGLHQGPQTQSQMSMNLPGAAMVGPQGIPSQTQAAVARTHMDQQQGMITASMQQQAGTQSQLPQVQLHQAQQGAPQLQGTPQQPWTGPGMPPQQRPGVMNQIGLQGMVASQQQQQQAVVQQQQQGHSAVMGMMSGQGAAALAGAGPGNHSQAALLELVRTLRLPSSPHQQQQVLNILRSNPQLMATFIRQRVPRYLGRGGPGAGGVGVPGGPGGGPGLIDGQQMSANPAAAQGSMHMPQGNSMPINQLQQQQQQQQLQQRSMMSGNLQQQQQMAALQQQQQQQQQQQQQQQQQQQQQQQQQQQQQQQGVMPNQGPNMSNISPQFREMMRRHLQQQQQQQQQQQQQQQQQQQHMGNHAQFQHPQPPQQQGYLGQSGMPPQQPGQPQPGGLQQQQGGTQPGTQQNYSGSVSHQQVAAALQQRLQHQQLQMQQQQSAMAGLQGADGGPGGGGPLQQQQMQSAPIGSQPPGMLQQAFQQRLLQQQQSHLGGGSPAQHNPMSPQQPQQQMSQSPHLQGQQLPNSLSNQVRSPQPSPRPQSQPPNSSPSPRLQPQPSPHHISPQTQTGSPHPGHLSQHHSAVHPPQQQPQASQQQQQANAMDQGSFGADQSAMLSQLGGMGALHGQGTNDMLTNNQDMGSNMNHSLDLM, encoded by the exons TGGCCCCTCAGCTCCAGAACAAAGTAGGTCTGTCCAACAGTCCAGCCCAGTTTAACCTCGACAAGAAACCCCAGCCTATGCAGGGCATACCTGGCATG CAGGCTTCTCAGCTTTCCCCAGCGGGCGCTGCCGGAGGAGCAGGAACGGGCGGCATGGTGCCCAATGCCCAAGGAACTCTCGGCCCCGGATCAGCTGCATCAGCCGTGTCTGCAGCAGCGGTGGGAGGTGTTCCTCCAGCAGCCGATCCAGAAAAGCGCAAACTCATACAGCAGCAGCTGGTGCTTTTGCTTCATGCACACAAGTGCCAGCGGAGGGAGCAGGCCAACGGGGAAGTACGGCAGTGTAACCTGCCCCACTGTCGCACCATGAAGAACGTCCTCAACCACATGACGCACTGCCAGGCTGGCAAATCTTGCCAAG TGGCACACTGTGCCTCTTCCAGACAGATAATCTCTCACTGGAAGAACTGCACGCGGCATGACTGCCCTGTATGTCTACCTTTGAAAAATGCAGGAGACAAGAGGAATCAacaga CTTTGCTAGGCTCTGGAGGTGTGGGGTTAAATTCTTCTTTGGGTAATGTAACTGGTGGTCCGCCCAGTGCCCCCAATCTCAATACCCAAGGGCAGATAGACCCCAGCTCCATCGAGAGGGCTTACGCGGCCCTGGGCCTCACATACCAGGGAAACCAGGCTACCCCTCAGCCTGTCCAACAAACACAACGGGCAATGAACACCATGG GAGCGAATCCCATGGGAGTAAATGGGGCTGTGGGTGGTCAGTCTCAGAATCAGCAGTCTAACCTTCTCCAGGATACAATGTTGCATCTGAACATGAACTCACAGAG TTTGATGAATGACAGTGCTGTGGGGTCTATGCCTGTGGCCAACCCTGCTGCCAGTGCTGGCATGAGGAAGAGTTGGCATGAGGACATCACCCAGGATCTACGCAACCACCTGGTGCACAAACT AGTCCAAGCCATTTTTCCCACTCCAGACCCAGCTGCACTGAAAGACCGGCGGATGGAGAATCTAGTGGCCTATGCGCGTAAAGTCGAAGGGGATATGTATGAGTCCGCTAATAGCAGG GCGGAGTATTATCACCTGCTGGCGGAGAAGATATATAAAATCCAGAAGGAACTGGAAGAGAAGCGAAGGACACGGTTACAGAAACAGGGCATGCCCCCTACTGGCCTGCCGCAAGGGCCCACAGGGATTGGTCAGCCAGGGCCACCCACAGGATTGCCTACTA ATGGTCCTCTTTCCGATCCTTCGATGGTGCGGCCTACTGGTCCAAACCAGATGAACAGGATGCCGAATGCTGCTG GCATGAATCCGTTTGGGAACCATATGGGAATGCAGTCCATGAGATCTACACCTCCTCTTCCACTCAACACAGCTCTTAACCAG GGAAGCATGGGCACTGGGAGGATGCCACAACCGAATGTTGCACAGATGCAAAATCAGTACATGCAACCTGGACAGTTTCAAGGTTCAAGTCCAAGTCTTGGTGCTGGATCTGTTGACATGGCTCACCCAGGAAATGATGGCGCTATTACTCAA CAGGGGCAAATGCCTACTTTATCATCTTTACCAGTTGGCAGTCCTTTAGCCCAGCCTGGGTCTGCTGGAGGGGCAGGCAGCGGGTCCTCGGTGGGCTCTCTGGGTCCCAACAGCATAAGTGGGGTTCCTCCAGCGTCCACCCCAACACAGTCTATCAACCTCCCCCACTGTCCGCCCGTCCACCAGAATTCTCCTTCTCCAGCACATAGCCgcacacccacacccacaccaGGCTCCCAGACACCCCAGCCCCATACACCCAGTCTACCCCAGTTAGCCACGACCGGCAGTCAGCAGCAGTTACCTCCGTCCACCACTTCTGACAATGTCATGCAACCTCAGCAGCAGTCATTAGGAGGAGGAACTCCTCCCGGTGTTTCTCATAGTGGCCTCTCCACGCCAAATGGCAGCCAGCATCCCCGCACTCCG TTGTCTCATAAAGGTTCTCTGCCAGTGGACGGCCAGGCTGCTACCCCTGCCTCTGTCAGCAGTGCAGATGGATCATTTCAGCAGGGTCCTTCAGACTCCACAGCCTCCTTTGAGCCCAAGGTGGAGGTCAAGCagaaagaggaggaggatgaggatgaagaAGCCATGATGGGAGGAAGAACTGGAAAGCAGGAAGACATTAAAACTGAGGAGAAGCCTGAG ATAAAGAAAGAGGAGCCGTTAACTGATGGTGTCCCAATGGAGACATCTTCCACTGCAGCTGGGGAGGACAAAAAGCCAGAGATAAAGACTGAGcctaaagaagaagaagagggtTCAGGGTCCACAGTTACCCACAGTTCACCTTCTGGAGTCCCtaacaaaaagaaaa TTTTTAAACCAGAGGAGCTGAGACAGGCCCTGATGCCCACACTGGAGTCTCTTTACCGCCAGGACCCCGAGTCTCTGCCCTTCCGCCAGCCTGTGGACCCTTCACTGCTGGGAATACCA GACTATTTTGACATTGTGAAGAATCCTATGGACTTGTCTACTATAAAACGGAAGCTCGACACGGGCCAGTACCAGGAGCCGTGGCAGTACGTGGATGACATCTGGCTCATGTTTAACAACGCCTGGCTGTACAATCGCAAGACGTCACGAGTCTACAAGTACTGCTCCAAGCTGGCGGAGGTGTTTGAGCAGGAGATCGACCCAGTCATGCAGAGCCTTGGCTACTGTTGTGGGAGAAAG TTTGAGTTTTCTCCCCAAACTCTGTGCTGCTATGGGAAGCAGCTGTGCACTATACCACGAGATGCTGCTTACTTTTGTTATCAGAACAG TTCACCAAAATATGGGCTTCTTGCTGACAGGTACCACTTCTGTGAGAAGTGTTTCAATGAGATCCAGGGTGAGACTGTGTCCTTGGGAGATGACCCATCCCAAACTCAAAC ATCGATCAACAAGGATCAGtttgaaaagaagaaaaatgacaCACTCGACCCTGAGCT ATTTGTGGAATGTATGGATTGTGGTCGGAAGATGCATCAGATCTGTGTTTTGCACAATGACACTATATGGCCTTCAGG CTTTGTGTGTGATGGTTGTCTGAAGAAGTCTAACAAGACCCGTAAAGAGAATAAATATGCTGCTAAAA GGCTTCCACAGACCAAACTAGGCAACTACTTGGAAACACGGGTTAATGACTTTCTGAAGCGACATAATCACCCAGAGTCTGGTGAAGTCACTattcgtgttgttcatgtctcAGACAAAGTGGTAGAAGTCAAACCAGGCATGAAGTCTAG GTTTGTGGATAGTGGGGAGATGGCAGAATCTTTCCCATACAGAACGAAAGCTTTATTTGCATTTGAGGATGTTGATGGTGTTGATGTCTGCTTTTTTGGGATGCACGTGCAAGAGTATGGCTCAGATTGTCCACCCCCTAATCAAAG ACGAGTTTACATATCCTACCTGGACAGTGTCCACTTCTTTCAGCCACGCTGTCTGAGAACAGGCGTGTACCATGAGATTCTTATAGGATATCTGGAGTATGCCAAAAAACAAGG gTTTACCACAGGGCACATCTGGGCTTGCCCTCCTAGTGAAGGAGATGATTACATCTTCCACTGTCACCCTGCAGACCAGAAGATACCCAAGCCCAAGCGGCTTCAGGAGTGGTATAAAAAGATGCTGGATAAAGCCGTAGCGGAGCGCATCGTGCATGACTATAAG gacaTATTCAAACAAGCAACAGAGGATCGTCTCACCAGCGCCAAAGAACTGCCCTATTTTGAGGGTGATTTCTGGCCCAATGTGCTTGAAGAGAGTATCAAAGAACTGGAGCAAGAAGAGGAGGAAAGGAAGAGGGAGGAGAACAGCACGTCCAATGAGAGTGTTGAT ACAACAAAAGGTGACAGCAAAAATGCCAAGAAAAAGAACAACAAGAAGACGAGCAAGAACAAAAGCAGTTTAAGCCGAGCCAACAAAAAGAAGCCGGGGATGCCAAATGTGTCCAATGACCTTTCACAGAAACTCTATGCCACAATGGAAAAGCACAAAGAG GTGTTCTTTGTTATTCGGCTGATTGCAGCACCCAACTCCAATGCACTTCTGCCCATTGTTGACCTGGATCCTTTGATGGCGTGTGATTTGATGGATGGTCGCGATGCCTTCCTAACACTTGCACGGGATAAACACCTGGAGTTTTCTTCATTGCGGCGCTCCAAATGGAGCACTATGTGCATGCTGGTTGAACTGCACAACCAGAGCCAGGACCGCTTTGTCTATACCTGCAATGAGTGCAAACACCATGTTGAAACTCGCTTCCATTGCACTGTGTGTGAG GACTATGATCTCTGCATCACTTGCTATAATACAAAAGGTCACGAGCACAAGATGGAGAAACTGGGCTTGGGGTTGGACGACGAAAGCAACAGTCAGGCTGCTTCCTCAACGCAGAATCCTGGAGACTCACGCCGTCTCAGTATTCAGCGGTGCATCCAGTCTCTAGTGCATGCTTGTCAGTGCCGCAATGCCAACTGCTCACTTCCATCTTGCCAGAAAATGAAACGTGTAGTTCAACATACCAAAGGCTGCAAGCGCAAAACCAATGGTGGTTGTCCTATTTGCAAGCAGCTCATCGCACTCTGTTGTTACCATGCAAAACACTGCCAAGAGAACAAGTGTCCTGTGCCATTCTGCCTCAATATCAAGCAGAAACTGCGACAACAACAGCTCCAGCACAGGCTACAGCAGGCCCAGATGGTGCGTAGAAGAATGGCCAGCATGCAAAGGACAGGCCAGCAGCTTCCGGGAGGCAATGGTGGGCTGCCATCTCCTGGGAACGGTAGTACTACTGGTCCGAGCACACCAACACCAAGCAGTCAGCCTCCTACCCCACAGCCGCCCACTCAGCTATGCCAGCCTCCAGCAACTCAACCTGGGGTTGGAGGTGTTCCATCAAAGCAGCAACAGCAGATGGCAGGGATGGCCCATCAGTACCAGCAAATGTCTGGAAGTGGTGGGATGATGAACTCCCCGCAACAGCCCATGATcccacagcagcagcagccaaCATCGGTTCAGCATCTTCAGCATGCCAACAACCTTCCTCCATATGTGCAAAGACCTCCAGGCTCCTCTCCACTTTCTCAGTCAATGGGAAAGCCAGGCATGGTGCCAGGCGGCTTCCCTCAACAGCAACAGTCGAGCCTAGGACAGCCTGTGATGCCGCAACATCAGCAACCTGGCCCTCCACCTGCTGCAGTAGAAATTGCCATGAAAATTCAACGAGTCGCAGAGTCTCAACGGCAAATGGCTCAGCAAAAGATCTTGCAAAGAAACCAGGCTCCTGGCATGATGCCTCCACATGGCCTGCATCAGGGTCCCCAGACACAAAGCCAGATGAGCATGAACCTTCCTGGAGCTGCAATGGTTGGACCTCAGGGAATTCCATCCCAGACACAAGCAGCAGTGGCACGAACTCACATGGATCAGCAGCAGGGAATGATTACAGCAAGCATGCAGCAGCAGGCAGGAACTCAGTCTCAGCTCCCTCAAGTCCAGTTGCATCAGGCGCAGCAAGGAGCACCTCAACTTCAGGGGACGCCACAGCAGCCGTGGACTGGTCCTGGTATGCCTCCTCAGCAGAGACCTGGGGTAATGAACCAAATAGGTCTGCAAGGAATGGTTGCAtctcaacagcagcagcagcaggcagttgttcaacagcagcaacaagGGCATTCAGCGGTAATGGGTATGATGAGTGGCCAAGGAGCGGCTGCACTTGCAGGTGCTGGCCCTGGAAATCACTCTCAGGCTGCCTTACTGGAACTTGTAAGAACCTTAAGGTTACCCAGCTCTCCCCATCAACAACAGCAAGTCCTGAATATACTACGTTCAAACCCTCAGCTCATGGCAACCTTTATCAGGCAACGAGTTCCTAGGTACCTTGGTCGAGGAGGGCCTGGAGCAGGAGGTGTGGGTGTACCAGGAGGACCTGGTGGAGGTCCAGGGCTCATCGATGGCCAGCAAATGAGTGCAAATCCTGCGGCAGCTCAAGGAAGTATGCATATGCCACAAGGAAATAGCATGCCAATAAATCAGcttcagcagcagcaacagcagcagcaacttCAACAGCGGTCTATGATGAGTGGAAATTTGCAGCAACAACAGCAAATGGCAGcgttgcagcagcagcagcagcagcagcaacaacaacaacaacaacaacaacaacagcaacagcagcagcagcagcagcaacaacaacaacaacaacaaggtGTTATGCCCAATCAGGGACCCAACATGTCCAACATCTCTCCCCAGTTCAGAGAAATGATGAGGCGGCatttgcaacaacaacaacaacaacaacagcaacaacagcaacagcagcagcagcagcaacaacataTGGGAAACCATGCTCAGTTTCAGCATCCTCAACCACCCCAGCAGCAGGGTTATCTTGGCCAGTCTGGAATGCCCCCACAGCAGCCTGGCCAACCTCAGCCTGGTGGTCTCCAACAGCAGCAGGGAGGTACCCAGCCTGGGACCCAGCAAAACTACTCTGGGTCTGTGTCCCATCAGCAGGTTGCAGCAGCTCTGCAACAGAGGCTGCAGCATCAGCAACTCCagatgcagcagcagcagagtgCTATGGCAGGACTCCAAGGTGCTGATGGAGGTCCTGGAGGCGGTGGTCCCCTCCAGCAGCAACAGATGCAATCCGCTCCCATAGGTTCACAACCTCCGGGCATGCTTCAGCAAGCTTTCCAGCAACGGCTCCTTCAGCAGCAACAGTCACACCTAGGAGGAGGATCTCCTGCTCAACACAATCCCATGAGCCCTCAGCAGCCCCAGCAACAGATGTCCCAGTCTCCCCATTTGCAGGGCCAGCAGTTGCCCAATTCCCTAAGCAACCAAGTCCGCTCACCCCAGCCGTCACCTCGGCCCCAGTCCCAGCCACCAAACTCTAGTCCATCTCCTCGCTTGCAGCCCCAGCCATCGCCTCATCACATCTCGCCCCAGACCCAGACGGGGTCGCCTCACCCAGGTCACCTTTCTCAGCATCACAGTGCTGTGCACCCTCCACAGCAACAACCGCAGGCATCCCAACAGCAGCAACAGGCTAATGCGATGGACCAGGGCTCATTTGGAGCAGACCAGAGTGCCATGCTTTCACAGCTAGGTGGGATGGGAGCCTTACATGGGCAAGGGACAAATGACATGCTGACAAATAACCAAGATATGGGGTCGAACATGAATCATTCGTTAGATTTGATGTAA